Proteins co-encoded in one Yamadazyma tenuis chromosome 1, complete sequence genomic window:
- the LMO1 gene encoding Protein with similarity to mammalian ELMO (EggNog:ENOG503Q37E; COG:S), protein MAESSRSINHKLNEILSKNNISKSKLDTPTILNYANVLKSNILGKDKQEKVNSIVVLAKLMDCIVSGEASNEFTKVLDHTLFTTLFSIVSSNMSTETYKAILKIAVVLISGSIFQSKDDSIDKYLPLYETLIEYLDVIDIMTQKLYLHDSKITYNTIKLVNDLILKALKFQYSGIITLAGRLKHVTLFSTIGNLIDTDDKSILDAISNLKISYAKLNDYLNDTKFDLSIKSHQIMLNNLFLYLEISLNEFGTPAKPEEYIKAGFTENPRKFIVDNATILLAMDLKIFLKDPNMTFKKKFHEELMMSDHNRTFPMYLFIEKATYLWIDVFSHKEKYPRIYDNILSWELMMYYTMNSCLTLWQETKAQLTNDEDVSRIMGLIKDNVYLIEENLTNHLSTKTIEECLDLTLNETNVELRRHQIDRIKGSFSDVWDARFTEFNKQLAFEVMEFVCEQRVIQLLKGSWVFTDSHGESLMKNSYSSSPKKAANGSVMAAKYYFILLSPNRQYLYYKEFTEKSLQKPSFEEMEQQSIKLTDITDLRSQKVGDHVGEEDKKKHSMLISVKGTISYEKITLIGANNKKLLSFYTDTQVNKYVWLDGLKMLKGIIKPGQLSSDTEKQLDALVDIRRNTQLMNLEDVKSVNQVTFRETSGSSSDDEDYYDINELTTVATDKYYYAV, encoded by the coding sequence ATGGcagaatcttcaagatcaatcAATCACAAACTCAATGAGATCTTGAGTAAAAATAATATCTCCAAATCGAAGCTCGATACCCCCACCATCTTGAACTATGCCAATGTGCTCAAGTCGAATATTTTAGGCAAAGATAAGCAGGAAAAAGTCAACCTGATAGTGGTGTTGGCCAAACTCATGGATTGTATCGTGAGTGGTGAAGCTTCCAACGAGTTTACTAAAGTGCTTGACCACACTCTCTTCACAACCTTGTTCTCCATCGTCAGCTCCAACATGTCCACCGAGACATACAAGGCAATTTTGAAGATAGCAGTGGTGTTGATATCAGGATCGATTTTTCAACTGAAGGACGACTCCATCGATAAGTACTTGCCATTGTACGAGACGTTGATAGAATACCTCGATGTGATAGATATCATGACCCAGAAGTTGTACCTCCACGACAGCAAAATAACCTATaacaccatcaagttggtcaatgacttgattCTCAAAGCTTTGAAGTTTCAGTATAGTGGGATTATTACTTTAGCAGGAAGATTGAAGCATGTCACTTTATTCAGTACCATTGGTAACTTGATTGATACCGACGACAAGTCAATTTTGGACgccatctccaacttgaagataagCTAcgccaagttgaacgactACTTAAATGACACCAAGTTCGACTTGTCGATAAAGTCCCACCAAATTATGTTGAATAATTTATTTCTCTACTTGGAAATCAGCTTGAACGAGTTTGGGACGCCTGCTAAACCAGAAGAGTATATCAAGGCTGGTTTCACCGAGAACCCTCGAAAATTCATCGTCGATAATGCTACAATCTTATTGGcaatggacttgaaaatcttcttgaaagatCCAAATATgaccttcaagaaaaagttTCATGAGGAATTGATGATGAGTGATCACAACAGAACATTTCCAATGTACTTATTTATAGAGAAGGCAACATACTTGTGGATCGATGTGTTTAGCCATAAGGAAAAGTACCCCCGGATATACGATAATATCTTGAGTTGGGAATTAATGATGTACTACACCATGAACTCGTGTCTCACCTTATGGCAAGAGACGAAGGCCCAATTGACCAACGACGAGGATGTTAGCAGAATTATGGGATTGATAAAGGACAATGTTTATCTCATTGAGGAGAACTTAACCAATCATTTGAGTACCAAGACGATTGAGGAATGTCTTGACTTGACCTTGAATGAGACTAACGTCGAACTTAGAAGACACCAGATTGACCGTATAAAGGGTTCATTTTCCGATGTGTGGGATGCAAGATTCACAGAATTCAATAAGCAGTTGGCTTTTGAAGTTATGGAATTTGTGTGTGAACAAAGAGTTATTCAGCTATTGAAGGGCTCTTGGGTATTCACCGACCTGCATGGTGagagtttgatgaagaacTCGTATTCATCTTCGCCAAAGAAGGCAGCAAACGGTTCTGTTATGGCTGCTAAATACTATTTCATTCTCTTGTCTCCAAACAGACAATATTTATACTACAAAGAGTTCACTGAAAAGTCTCTTCAAAAaccttcttttgaagaaatggagCAGCAGctgatcaagttgacggACATCACCGACCTAAGATCTCAGAAAGTTGGTGATCATGtgggagaagaagataagAAGAAACATAGTATGTTGATCTCTGTCAAAGGTACCATTTCGTATGAGAAAATTACCTTGATAGGggccaacaacaagaaattgttgagCTTCTACACTGATACACAAGTCAACAAGTATGTGTGGTTAGATGgtttgaagatgttaaAGGGAATAATCAAGCCCGGACAATTGTCCAGTGACACTGAAAAGCAGTTAGATGCTTTGGTGGATATAAGAAGAAACACCCAATTAATGAATTTGGAAGACGTCAAACTGGTCAACCAAGTCACTTTTAGGGAAACAAGTGGTCTGTCATCAGATGACGAAGATTATTACGACATCAATGAGTTAACAACCGTCGCTACTGATAAGTACTATTATGCTGTATAG